The Deinococcus arcticus sequence TGGGAGCGCCCCGGCGTGGGCCCCTGGGATCTGGCCGGGCCCGCGTGTGAAAGCGGCGACATCCTGGCGCGGAACGTGCCGTTGCCCGCGCCCCAGAGCGGCGACCTGCTGGCCATTGGCGAAGCCGGGGCCTACGGCGCCGCCATGAGCAGCACCTACCTCACGCGCGCCCGCCCGGCCGAGGTGCTGTATGCGGCCGGCGAATGGACCGTCATTCGCCGCCGCGAGACCCCGCAGGCGATCTGGGCGCTGGAGGAGGCAGAGTAGAACGCGGCGAAGCGAGCGAATGATGTGCTGTCACTCCTGCGCCATCGTCCGCTGAACGTCGCACGTTCACTGACAGTTATTGACTGCGCGCAGCGCGTCTTTAAAGCCGCGTGTTGAAAAGGTGTAATCCAGCGAAGATGCTTCCCGACGCAGCACGCGCATCACGATCTTTGAGGAGGCGTTTTTGAACGCGGCGAACACAATGTCGTCACGGGCAATGTCGAAAGCAAGGGCAGTTGCATCGGGCTCGTCATCTACCAGCGTGCCCTGGGTTGGAATGGTTTTGGCTTGCTGGCTGTCCACCCGGTACATCAGATTGGGGCCTTTGCCGGTGTCCAGTTGATCATCGCTGAGCAGCACGTTTTTGGTGTCCAGAAACGCATCAATACGTCCTGAACGGCAGTAGAAAATCATCATTGTTTCTGCGGCTGTATCATTCACTTCAGTCACAAAAATTCGGCTCTGGTTCTGGTCAGTCATGGCATCAAAGGACCTGGAGTAGTAGACATTAGTTCCAGGAATACGGACAATCTCTGCCGATGCAAGAGAACCAAGGGTCAGTAACCCCACGGAAAAAAGAGTTCGCACAGAAAAGAGTGTAATGAGTCTGTGCGGTCTGCGCTGCACATTTTGTTATGTGTATCGGGTGACTACCAGTCAAAACTTCTGGTACCCATGAAAAAGTTAGCTCCTGTAGGGTGTTTCTGTGACACACATGCGGTGCCAAGCTTCAAGGGCCGCTTACACTGAGGCATGGCGGGTCGGAAGAAGGTCTTGTGGATTCTTGGGCTGATTCTTCTTGCTGTTATCCTTGGCGGCTTCCTGACATTCCGATCAGGTGAGCAGAACTCTGTCCTGTACGACCTAGGGATTGAACGCGGCGGAAGTGAAGTCCTCTGCAGCAACGGCCCCGGCCCTCTGGTGTTCTCCGGGACGTCCCAATCTCGCTTTTCAGCTGACATCAAGCGCGCCATGATCCAGAATGCGGCCCGCTTTCAGGCCACTTTGTCGGTGTGGCGTCCAGCCCAGGCGTTGGGCACGCTCTCTGGAGAAGAAGCCGACTGGACCCGAGGAGACCAGCGGTACGTGGTGCGCTTGGTGGCGCCTCAGTTCACGGACGAGGACGCCACCATCTGCCTTTTTGAAAGGCCTGACACGACGCCGTGAGATGACATGGTGGACTTGACCCGCGCACCGTGAAAGGGAGTCAGGTCCCACCTGGGAAAGTCTCGCCGCTGACCCACTGGGTCTGATACGGAGTGCCGTCCATTTCCGTAACATCCGGGAAAGAGCCGGATGTTCCTCCAATTTCCGGAACTTCGTCTCTTTTCCTGCTTCCTCCGGTCGGAACAATTCCGTAACACATGACGGAATTGTTCGGAACTCGTATGAGAGCGTTATAAACACCTGAAGCGATCGTGAGCCAGGCAGAGCAGAGGGCCACCTGTAGCAGCCCTCCACCTCACTGGGTGGGGAACAGGACGCTCAATGCACGGGCAAGCTCAGGCAAAGGGAGCTCAGAATGCCCAAAGGACACCGCGCAGCCTTTCGCCCGCATCAGTGAGGCCATGGCAGGCCTGTAGTTCAGATACAGCGCCGTGCCGCTGAGTTCGTAGGACTGAATCACATCCAGAAACTCGACGCTGCTGGTATGGCGGTAGATCACGTGGCCCGGGAGTGCGGGCACGCTCCTGAGCTCAATCAGGCTGGTGGTTTTCCCGGGATCGTCGCACAGGGACACGAAGACCTCGCCATCACCCTGAAGGCCGGCCACCGCGGCGTGGGCTGTAAAGCCAGTGTAGGCGTGCTGTTCAGGATGCAGCCCCAGAAGTCGCCTGACGTTCACATGGCCAGTGTATAAGGCGCCTCCTCTTGTGCCATTTATGCTGACGTATGCAGCCGCTTCCTTCCGTCCTCGCTGGCCAACCGACGCTTGGCAACGTGCAGGAGGTCGTCTTTCAGAGCCACATCGTGCTCACGTTCAGCGTCGCGGGTCAGGAAGCACTGCCCGTGTGGCAGCAGCTGACCGAGCAGCATGGTGACACGGGGCTGTGGCCCGTCATCACTGGACCCCGGCCGTTCGCTCCAAGCCGGGTTACGCCAGTGTCCTTTGCAGGTAACCTCCAGGGTCCTGACCTCATCGCCCATTGGCTCGTGGGAGAACAGGAGGATCCCGAGCTCGTGACGGAGATTGGACCTCTGGTCCTCAGCCTGGAGGAAGCGCAGCAGCATGCTGGCAGCGTGGCGCAGGACGCGCTGGTCCCCGCGTCCTGGCAGGAGGGGGTCGTCAGCAACCAGGACTGGCGGACCCGGCAGCCTTACCCCCAGGTGTTTCTGGCGTTGGTGCCCACGCAGGCGACCTGGGACGCCCCCACCTGGTTGGGGTTTGGGCGGTTCAATGGCTGTCCGCTCCCGGCCGAGCATCACGCCGTGCTGAAGTACTGGCACGACCAGTACAGCCTGCAGGTCATGTGC is a genomic window containing:
- a CDS encoding DUF4253 domain-containing protein, with the protein product MQPLPSVLAGQPTLGNVQEVVFQSHIVLTFSVAGQEALPVWQQLTEQHGDTGLWPVITGPRPFAPSRVTPVSFAGNLQGPDLIAHWLVGEQEDPELVTEIGPLVLSLEEAQQHAGSVAQDALVPASWQEGVVSNQDWRTRQPYPQVFLALVPTQATWDAPTWLGFGRFNGCPLPAEHHAVLKYWHDQYSLQVMCVTEDMVECRVERPPTEAAQALVLATEQFAYCPDLVHQGCGSVTELAGGLLRSPTWSFWWD